A window from Streptomyces sp. NBC_00271 encodes these proteins:
- a CDS encoding ABC transporter permease: protein MYELFKNLAKWLVSGDQWAGTDGIAHRIAEHLEYSLFATLIAAAIALPLGLLIGHTGKGAFLAINLSSFGRALPTVGLVVLVFLVSGLSLWSVYVALVVLAVPAIVTNTYAGMSAVDPEVKDAARGQGMRGHQVLFQVEIPLALPLIMTGLRLSLIQVVSTATIAAYVSFGGLGRYVFDGLAQRDLVQVLGGAALVAIVAVVLDLALAGLQRYLFRHRRTAAH from the coding sequence ATGTACGAACTCTTCAAGAACCTCGCCAAGTGGCTGGTCAGCGGCGATCAGTGGGCCGGCACCGACGGCATCGCGCACCGGATCGCCGAGCACCTGGAGTACTCGCTCTTCGCCACCCTCATCGCGGCCGCGATCGCGCTCCCGCTCGGCCTGCTGATCGGTCACACCGGCAAGGGCGCCTTCCTCGCCATCAACCTGTCCTCCTTCGGCCGGGCGCTGCCGACCGTGGGCCTGGTCGTCCTGGTCTTCCTGGTCAGCGGCCTGTCGCTGTGGTCGGTGTACGTGGCCCTGGTCGTCCTCGCGGTACCGGCCATCGTCACCAACACCTACGCCGGCATGAGCGCCGTCGACCCGGAGGTGAAGGACGCGGCGCGGGGCCAGGGCATGCGCGGCCACCAGGTCCTCTTCCAGGTCGAGATCCCGCTCGCCCTCCCCCTGATCATGACGGGCCTGCGCCTCTCCCTCATCCAGGTGGTGTCCACCGCCACGATCGCCGCGTACGTCAGCTTCGGCGGCCTCGGCCGGTACGTCTTCGACGGCCTGGCGCAGCGCGACCTCGTCCAGGTCCTCGGCGGGGCGGCGCTGGTCGCGATCGTCGCCGTCGTGCTCGACCTCGCGCTGGCCGGACTCCAGCGCTACCTGTTCCGTCACCGCCGTACCGCCGCCCACTGA
- a CDS encoding ABC transporter substrate-binding protein, which yields MNRRTLLGGLFAAASVPALAACSSGITSLDSSGAGSGGGSGSSAGGVTIGTANFSENQILGYLYAGVLGAAGIKTKVRPNLGSREIVVPALEGGDIDLLPEYQGSLLLYLDDKATDTEAGAMQNTLTTVLPSGLEVLPYAAAEDRDSFAVTKETAAKYGLTSLADLRKANGKLVLGAAAEMKKRVVGVVGLKDRYGVEFKEFKSLDSSGPLVKGALKKGDIDVANVFTTDVDVIENGWVVLTDPLNLIPSQHIVPLIASRKADAKVRKALATLGNVLTSEELTKLNRLVDKEKKDPDAVANTWLKSKKLT from the coding sequence ATGAACCGTAGGACTCTGCTCGGCGGCCTCTTCGCCGCGGCCTCCGTCCCCGCCCTGGCCGCCTGCAGCAGCGGCATCACCTCGCTGGACAGTTCCGGCGCCGGCAGCGGCGGCGGCTCCGGATCCAGCGCCGGCGGCGTGACCATCGGCACCGCCAACTTCAGCGAGAACCAGATCCTCGGCTACCTGTACGCGGGTGTCCTGGGCGCCGCGGGCATCAAGACGAAGGTCCGCCCCAACCTCGGCTCACGCGAGATCGTCGTGCCCGCGCTGGAGGGCGGCGACATCGATCTCCTCCCCGAATACCAGGGCAGCCTGCTCCTGTACCTGGACGACAAGGCCACGGACACCGAGGCCGGCGCGATGCAGAACACGCTGACGACCGTGCTCCCCAGCGGCCTCGAGGTTCTCCCCTACGCGGCGGCCGAGGACCGCGACAGTTTCGCCGTCACCAAGGAGACGGCGGCCAAGTACGGTCTGACCTCCCTCGCCGACCTGCGCAAGGCCAACGGCAAACTGGTCCTGGGTGCCGCCGCCGAGATGAAGAAGCGGGTCGTCGGTGTCGTGGGCCTCAAGGACCGCTACGGGGTGGAGTTCAAGGAGTTCAAGTCCCTCGACTCCTCGGGCCCGCTGGTCAAGGGCGCCCTGAAGAAGGGCGACATCGACGTCGCCAACGTCTTCACCACGGACGTGGACGTCATCGAGAACGGCTGGGTCGTCCTCACCGACCCCCTCAACCTGATCCCCTCCCAGCACATCGTCCCCCTCATCGCCTCCCGCAAGGCCGACGCGAAGGTCCGCAAGGCCCTGGCCACCCTCGGCAACGTCCTCACCTCCGAGGAACTGACCAAGCTCAACCGCCTGGTGGACAAGGAGAAGAAGGACCCGGACGCGGTCGCCAACACCTGGCTGAAGAGCAAGAAGCTGACGTGA
- a CDS encoding LacI family DNA-binding transcriptional regulator, with product MARPNKRTTLREVAEATGLSTAAVSYALRGKHVSKETEERVRKAAAELGYEADPIARALASGRTSMVGVLAGDLQDLWQQQLMAAIGRELLAGDRYALILDAGGDPDRELKLAKQLRDQRVDALLVSPVNPSAEGWAAIADALPVVAVGDSLSTARTAGQVIFDNRAGIDSVLEYLYGLGHRRVTVLTPTRPSTPDRPADVYVREAAERLGLRAELVPCPQELGEATVVARRLLDGPRPATAVFCFSDSLAYGVYAAAAEASLSVGRDVSVVGFDDHPVSRVLTPPLTTVDWGLSEIAAEAARLTVAAIEGKRVRKKRILCAPRMSERGSAVRV from the coding sequence ATGGCCAGGCCCAATAAGCGCACCACCCTCCGGGAGGTGGCCGAGGCCACTGGTCTCTCCACCGCCGCCGTCTCCTACGCCCTGCGTGGCAAGCACGTCTCGAAGGAGACGGAGGAGCGGGTGCGCAAGGCCGCCGCCGAGCTCGGCTACGAGGCCGACCCCATCGCCCGCGCCCTCGCCAGCGGGCGCACCAGCATGGTCGGGGTCCTCGCGGGCGACCTCCAGGACCTCTGGCAGCAGCAGCTGATGGCCGCCATCGGCCGGGAGCTGCTGGCCGGTGACCGCTACGCGCTGATCCTCGACGCGGGCGGTGACCCCGACCGTGAGCTGAAGCTCGCCAAGCAGCTGCGCGACCAGCGTGTCGACGCGTTGCTGGTGTCGCCGGTGAATCCCTCGGCCGAGGGGTGGGCGGCGATCGCCGACGCGTTGCCGGTGGTGGCCGTCGGGGACTCGCTCAGCACGGCCCGTACCGCCGGGCAGGTCATCTTCGACAACCGGGCCGGCATCGATTCCGTCCTGGAATATCTGTACGGGCTCGGCCACCGCCGGGTGACCGTGCTGACCCCGACCCGGCCGAGCACGCCCGACCGGCCCGCCGACGTGTACGTCCGCGAGGCCGCCGAACGGCTCGGGCTGCGTGCCGAACTGGTTCCGTGCCCGCAGGAGTTGGGCGAGGCCACGGTCGTCGCCCGACGCCTTCTGGACGGGCCCCGGCCCGCGACCGCCGTCTTCTGCTTCTCCGACTCGCTGGCGTACGGGGTGTACGCCGCCGCCGCCGAGGCCTCGCTCTCCGTCGGCCGGGACGTCTCGGTGGTCGGCTTCGACGACCACCCCGTGTCCCGGGTCCTCACCCCACCGCTGACCACGGTGGACTGGGGTCTCTCGGAGATCGCCGCGGAGGCGGCACGTCTGACCGTCGCGGCGATCGAGGGGAAACGGGTCCGGAAGAAGCGGATCCTTTGCGCGCCGAGGATGAGCGAACGGGGCTCAGCGGTCCGGGTATAG
- a CDS encoding amidohydrolase translates to MPTDVHQHIWPPAFVELLRTRTAPPYLDGWTLHLAGEPPYEVDPADHDVAARTALAHADGLDLALVSLSSPLGIEHLPPAEAAPLLAAFHDGALALPAPFGVWASPCLSEPETAPDAVERELRRGCAGLQLPATALLDAAGWDFCAPLLDVLTRHDKPLFVHPGTAPPTPGTPPWWPALVPYVHQMHASWFAFRAFGRPRHPRLRVCFAALAGLAPLHGERFAARGGGRGEVDFDAFYETSSYGTRAVDALVRAVGIDVVVSGSDRPYASPTVPDLGAAAAVHALRTVNPARLLKGATP, encoded by the coding sequence GTGCCCACCGACGTCCACCAGCACATCTGGCCGCCCGCCTTCGTCGAGCTGCTGCGCACCCGCACCGCACCGCCGTACCTCGACGGCTGGACCCTGCACCTGGCGGGCGAGCCGCCGTACGAGGTCGACCCGGCCGACCACGACGTCGCGGCCCGCACCGCACTCGCCCACGCCGACGGCCTGGACCTGGCCCTGGTCTCCCTCTCCAGCCCGCTCGGCATCGAACACCTGCCGCCCGCCGAGGCCGCCCCGCTGCTCGCCGCCTTCCACGACGGCGCCCTCGCGCTCCCGGCCCCCTTCGGCGTCTGGGCCTCACCCTGCCTGTCGGAACCGGAAACAGCCCCGGACGCGGTCGAGCGCGAACTCCGCCGGGGCTGCGCAGGCCTCCAACTCCCCGCCACCGCCCTGCTGGACGCGGCCGGCTGGGACTTCTGCGCACCCCTCCTCGATGTCCTCACCCGCCACGACAAGCCGCTGTTCGTCCACCCGGGCACGGCCCCGCCCACTCCCGGCACCCCGCCCTGGTGGCCCGCGCTGGTCCCGTACGTCCACCAGATGCACGCGTCCTGGTTCGCCTTCCGCGCCTTCGGCCGCCCCCGCCACCCCCGCCTGCGCGTCTGTTTCGCCGCCCTCGCCGGACTCGCCCCGCTGCACGGCGAACGGTTCGCGGCGCGCGGCGGCGGGCGGGGCGAGGTCGACTTCGACGCCTTCTACGAGACCTCTTCGTACGGGACGCGCGCCGTGGACGCGCTCGTGCGGGCCGTCGGCATCGACGTGGTCGTCAGCGGCAGCGACCGCCCCTACGCCTCGCCCACCGTCCCCGACCTCGGCGCGGCCGCCGCCGTCCACGCCCTGCGCACCGTCAACCCCGCCCGCCTCCTGAAGGGAGCCACCCCATGA
- a CDS encoding cysteine dioxygenase, producing MTYEALPDRTLDKRELQALVDDLATRPELWREQVAFSDEERHYASLYRDEYVDVWLLCWTRRNDTGWHDHDISSGAVGVVQGSLTESNPRIGGSHPSVTVGAGESFCFGPEHIHRLTGATDDAVSIHAYSPPLWRLGQYDITEDGLMRRISVSYADELRPLDLPVDSSAA from the coding sequence ATGACGTACGAGGCCCTGCCGGACCGCACGCTCGACAAGCGCGAGCTCCAGGCCCTCGTCGACGACCTCGCCACCCGCCCCGAACTCTGGCGCGAACAGGTCGCGTTCTCCGACGAGGAGCGGCACTACGCGTCTCTGTACCGCGACGAGTACGTCGACGTCTGGCTGCTGTGCTGGACCCGGCGCAACGACACCGGCTGGCACGACCACGACATATCCTCCGGCGCGGTCGGCGTCGTGCAGGGCTCGCTGACCGAGTCCAACCCGCGCATCGGCGGCAGCCATCCGTCCGTCACCGTCGGCGCGGGCGAGTCCTTCTGCTTCGGCCCCGAGCACATCCACCGCCTGACCGGCGCCACCGACGACGCGGTGTCGATCCACGCGTACTCGCCGCCGCTGTGGCGCCTGGGCCAGTACGACATCACCGAGGACGGCCTGATGCGCCGGATCTCCGTCTCGTACGCGGACGAACTGCGCCCCCTGGACCTTCCCGTGGACAGCTCCGCCGCCTGA
- a CDS encoding carbonic anhydrase, producing the protein MPPNRRAFLAATTASVLTTTASTPAVAAPRSRPATARAALDELLAGNRRYAAGQPRHPHEERARRHVLAAGQHPFAVVVGCIDSRVPPELVFDQGIGDLLCIRTAGQVLDEAVLASVQYGVEELGVPLVLVLGHERCGAVAATLEHLRTGAPPVPGHLALLVDEITPAALRTRAVPGDWADHTVRAHAAWVRDAIRADPAFTTAHVAAARFDLDSSLVTLLP; encoded by the coding sequence ATGCCCCCGAACCGCAGGGCCTTTCTGGCGGCGACTACCGCCTCCGTACTGACCACCACCGCGTCGACCCCGGCCGTCGCCGCGCCCCGCTCCCGGCCGGCGACCGCCCGCGCGGCGCTCGACGAACTTCTCGCGGGCAACCGGCGGTACGCCGCCGGGCAGCCCCGTCATCCCCACGAGGAGCGCGCCCGGCGGCATGTCCTCGCCGCCGGGCAGCACCCGTTCGCGGTCGTCGTCGGCTGCATCGACTCCCGTGTCCCGCCCGAGCTGGTCTTCGACCAGGGGATCGGGGACCTGCTCTGCATAAGGACCGCCGGGCAGGTGCTCGACGAGGCGGTCCTCGCATCCGTCCAGTACGGGGTGGAGGAGCTGGGCGTTCCCCTCGTGCTGGTGCTGGGGCACGAGCGCTGCGGGGCCGTGGCGGCGACGCTCGAACACCTCCGTACCGGGGCACCACCCGTGCCCGGCCATCTCGCCCTTCTGGTGGACGAGATCACGCCCGCGGCGCTCCGTACCCGGGCGGTTCCCGGGGACTGGGCCGACCACACCGTGCGGGCACACGCGGCCTGGGTCCGGGACGCGATCCGGGCGGATCCGGCCTTCACCACGGCGCATGTGGCCGCCGCCCGCTTCGACCTCGACTCCAGCCTGGTCACTCTCCTCCCCTAG
- a CDS encoding cystathionine beta-synthase → MQFHDSMISLVGNTPLVRLNNVTAGIQATVLAKVEYFNPGGSVKDRIALRMIEAAEESGALKPGGTIVEPTSGNTGVGLAIVAQQKGYKCIFVCPDKVSTDKINVLRAYGAEVVVCPTAVDPEHPDSYYNVSDRLVRETPGAWKPDQYSNPNNPLSHYHSTGPELWEQTEGRITHFVAGVGTGGTISGTGRYLKDASDGKVKVVGADPEGSVYSGGSGRPYLVEGVGEDFWPTAYDRTVADEIVAVSDKDSFQMTRRLAKEEGLLVGGSCGMAVVAALRVAERLGPDDVVVVLLPDSGRGYLSKIFNDEWMADYGFLEDSGPSARVADVLNDKVSGAIPSLVHMHPDETVGEAIEVLREYGVSQMPIVKPGAGHPDVMAAEVVGSVVERELLDALFTQRASLQDPLEKHMSAPLPQVGSGEPVGDLMSVLGSADAAIVLVEGKPTGVVSRQDLLSFLAKGGAKQ, encoded by the coding sequence GTGCAATTCCACGACTCGATGATCAGTCTCGTCGGCAACACCCCGCTGGTGAGGCTCAACAACGTGACCGCAGGCATCCAGGCGACCGTCCTGGCGAAGGTTGAGTACTTCAACCCCGGCGGGTCCGTGAAGGACCGCATCGCCCTGCGCATGATCGAGGCCGCGGAGGAGAGCGGCGCCCTCAAGCCCGGCGGCACGATCGTCGAGCCCACCAGCGGAAACACCGGGGTCGGGCTGGCCATCGTGGCCCAGCAGAAGGGCTACAAGTGCATCTTCGTCTGCCCCGACAAGGTGAGCACTGACAAGATCAACGTGCTGCGCGCGTACGGCGCCGAGGTCGTCGTCTGCCCCACGGCCGTCGACCCGGAGCACCCGGACTCGTACTACAACGTCTCCGACCGGCTGGTCCGTGAGACGCCCGGCGCCTGGAAGCCCGACCAGTACTCCAACCCGAACAACCCCCTCTCGCACTATCACTCCACCGGCCCCGAGCTGTGGGAGCAGACGGAGGGGAGGATCACCCATTTCGTGGCGGGCGTCGGCACCGGCGGCACGATCTCCGGGACCGGGCGCTATCTGAAGGACGCGAGCGACGGCAAGGTCAAGGTCGTCGGCGCCGACCCGGAGGGGTCCGTGTACTCGGGCGGGTCCGGGCGGCCGTATCTCGTCGAGGGCGTCGGTGAGGACTTCTGGCCGACAGCGTACGACCGTACGGTCGCGGACGAGATCGTGGCCGTGTCCGACAAGGACTCCTTCCAGATGACGCGGCGGCTCGCGAAGGAGGAGGGGCTGCTCGTCGGCGGCTCCTGCGGGATGGCCGTGGTCGCCGCGCTGCGGGTGGCCGAGCGGCTCGGACCCGACGACGTCGTGGTCGTGCTCCTCCCCGACAGCGGGCGCGGTTACCTCAGCAAGATCTTCAACGACGAGTGGATGGCCGACTACGGGTTCCTGGAGGACTCCGGCCCGAGCGCGCGCGTCGCGGACGTGCTCAACGACAAGGTGTCCGGCGCCATCCCCTCCCTCGTCCACATGCACCCGGACGAGACGGTCGGCGAGGCCATCGAGGTGCTGCGCGAGTACGGCGTCTCGCAGATGCCGATCGTCAAGCCGGGCGCGGGGCACCCGGACGTGATGGCCGCCGAGGTCGTCGGGTCCGTCGTCGAACGGGAGCTGCTCGACGCCCTGTTCACCCAGCGGGCCTCGTTGCAGGACCCGCTGGAGAAGCACATGTCGGCGCCGCTGCCGCAGGTCGGCTCCGGCGAACCGGTCGGCGACCTGATGTCCGTGCTCGGCAGCGCCGACGCGGCGATCGTGCTCGTCGAGGGCAAGCCCACCGGTGTCGTCAGCCGCCAGGACCTGCTGTCCTTCCTCGCCAAGGGCGGCGCCAAGCAGTAG
- a CDS encoding SGNH/GDSL hydrolase family protein, giving the protein MSSLSRARVARRIAAGAAYGGGGIGLVGAAAVGVVLAEVQLAKRHVGNGHAHAPRADGLYGYAYAVQDGPPLRLTMLGDSTAAGQGVHRARQTPGALLASGLAAVAERPVEMCNVALPGAQSDDLDRQVAVALADTSRVPDVCVIMIGANDVTHRMPPTRSVRHLSAAVRRLRTAGAEVVVGTCPDLGTVEQVQQPLRWLARRASRQLAAAQTIGTVEQGGRTVSLGDLLGPEFEANPRELFGPDNYHPSAEGYATAAMAVLPTVCAALGLWPAEEERPDVSRREGFLPVARAAAEAASEPGTEVTAAMPTGPRGPWALLKRRRRRRVPATDPAPAPTPSA; this is encoded by the coding sequence ATGTCGAGCTTGTCGAGGGCGAGGGTGGCACGGCGGATCGCGGCGGGCGCCGCGTACGGCGGCGGCGGGATCGGGTTAGTGGGTGCCGCGGCGGTCGGAGTGGTACTGGCCGAGGTGCAGCTGGCGAAGCGCCATGTGGGCAACGGGCACGCGCACGCGCCCCGCGCCGACGGTCTCTACGGGTACGCGTACGCCGTGCAGGACGGGCCGCCGCTGCGGCTGACGATGCTGGGTGACTCGACGGCGGCCGGGCAGGGCGTGCACCGGGCCCGCCAGACGCCCGGCGCGCTGCTGGCGTCCGGGCTCGCGGCGGTCGCCGAGCGCCCCGTGGAGATGTGCAATGTCGCACTGCCCGGCGCCCAGTCCGACGACCTCGACCGGCAGGTCGCGGTCGCCCTCGCGGACACCTCGCGGGTGCCGGACGTCTGCGTGATCATGATCGGCGCCAACGATGTCACCCATCGGATGCCGCCGACGCGGTCGGTCCGCCATCTGTCGGCCGCGGTGCGACGGCTGCGTACGGCGGGGGCCGAGGTGGTCGTCGGGACCTGCCCCGACCTGGGCACGGTGGAGCAGGTCCAGCAGCCGCTGCGCTGGCTGGCCCGCCGCGCCTCGCGCCAGCTCGCCGCCGCGCAGACCATCGGCACGGTCGAGCAGGGCGGCCGTACGGTCTCGCTGGGCGATCTGCTGGGGCCCGAGTTCGAGGCGAATCCGCGCGAGCTGTTCGGCCCCGACAACTACCACCCCTCGGCGGAGGGGTACGCGACGGCGGCGATGGCCGTCCTTCCCACCGTCTGTGCGGCGCTGGGCCTCTGGCCGGCCGAGGAGGAACGCCCGGACGTCTCCCGTCGCGAGGGCTTCCTGCCGGTCGCGCGGGCCGCGGCGGAGGCGGCGTCCGAGCCGGGCACGGAGGTCACGGCCGCCATGCCCACGGGGCCGCGGGGCCCGTGGGCCCTCCTCAAGCGCCGTCGGCGCCGGCGTGTCCCCGCCACGGACCCGGCTCCCGCGCCGACGCCGTCCGCGTGA
- a CDS encoding acetyl-CoA C-acetyltransferase, translated as MPEAVIVSTARSPIGRAFKGSLKDLRPDDLTATIIQAALAKVPELDPKDIDDLMLGCGLPGGEQGNNLGRIVAVQMGMDHLPGCTITRYCSSSLQTSRMALHAIKAGEGDVFISAGVELVSRFTKGNSDSLPDTRNPFFAEAEARTEAVAQSEGSTWHDPREDGLVPDAYIAMGQTAENLARIKGVTRQDMDEFGVRSQNLAEEAIKNGFWEREITPVTTPDGTVVSKDDGPRAGVTLEGVQGLKPVFRPDGMVTAGNCCPLNDGAAALVIMSDTKARELGLTPLARIVSTGVTGLSPEIMGLGPVEASKQALQRAGLTVDDIDLFEINEAFAAQVIPSYRDLNIPLEKLNVNGGAIAVGHPFGMTGARITGTLINSLQFHDKQFGLETMCVGGGQGMAMVIERLS; from the coding sequence ATGCCCGAAGCCGTGATCGTCTCGACCGCCCGTTCCCCCATCGGCCGCGCTTTCAAGGGCTCCCTCAAGGACCTCCGCCCGGACGACCTCACCGCCACGATCATTCAGGCCGCCCTCGCCAAGGTCCCCGAGCTGGACCCCAAGGACATCGACGACCTGATGCTCGGCTGCGGCCTCCCCGGCGGCGAGCAGGGCAACAACCTCGGCCGCATCGTCGCCGTGCAGATGGGCATGGACCACCTCCCGGGCTGCACCATCACCCGTTACTGTTCCTCGTCCCTCCAGACGAGCCGCATGGCCCTGCACGCCATCAAGGCCGGCGAGGGCGACGTCTTCATCTCGGCCGGCGTCGAGCTGGTCTCCCGCTTCACCAAGGGCAACTCCGACTCCCTCCCCGACACGCGCAACCCCTTCTTCGCGGAGGCCGAGGCCCGCACCGAGGCCGTGGCCCAGTCCGAGGGCTCGACCTGGCACGACCCGCGCGAGGACGGCCTCGTCCCGGACGCCTACATCGCGATGGGCCAGACCGCCGAGAACCTCGCCCGCATCAAGGGCGTCACCCGCCAGGACATGGACGAGTTCGGCGTCCGCTCCCAGAACCTCGCCGAGGAAGCCATCAAGAACGGCTTCTGGGAGCGCGAGATCACCCCGGTCACCACCCCCGACGGCACGGTCGTCAGCAAGGACGACGGCCCGCGCGCGGGCGTGACGCTGGAGGGCGTCCAGGGCCTCAAGCCCGTCTTCCGCCCCGACGGCATGGTCACGGCCGGCAACTGCTGCCCCCTCAACGACGGCGCCGCCGCCCTCGTGATCATGTCCGACACCAAGGCCCGCGAGCTCGGCCTCACCCCGCTCGCCCGCATCGTGTCGACCGGCGTCACCGGCCTCTCGCCCGAGATCATGGGCCTCGGCCCGGTGGAGGCCAGCAAGCAGGCCCTCCAGCGCGCCGGCCTGACCGTCGACGACATCGACCTCTTCGAGATCAACGAGGCCTTCGCCGCCCAGGTGATCCCCTCCTACCGCGACCTGAACATCCCGCTGGAGAAGCTGAACGTGAACGGCGGCGCCATCGCCGTCGGCCACCCCTTCGGCATGACCGGCGCCCGCATCACCGGCACGCTGATCAACTCCCTCCAGTTCCACGACAAGCAGTTCGGCCTGGAGACGATGTGTGTGGGCGGCGGCCAGGGCATGGCGATGGTCATCGAGCGCCTCAGCTAG
- a CDS encoding DUF4287 domain-containing protein, translating into MSQVFSQETHRNLLARIPHCTGREVSDWLRTVDEGPALFRFEEKVSWLRAEHNLAYGHAKAIIHEYDLRRAARKLL; encoded by the coding sequence ATGTCCCAAGTGTTCTCCCAGGAGACCCACCGCAATCTGCTCGCCCGCATTCCCCACTGCACCGGTCGTGAAGTGTCCGACTGGCTGCGCACCGTCGACGAAGGCCCCGCTCTCTTCCGCTTCGAGGAGAAGGTCAGCTGGCTCCGCGCCGAGCACAACCTCGCGTACGGCCACGCCAAGGCGATCATTCATGAGTACGACTTGAGGAGGGCCGCGCGCAAACTGCTCTGA
- a CDS encoding Bax inhibitor-1/YccA family protein produces MRSSNPVFSRRGFSRDNGYAGFNAAPQAGGPAVGTQANPYAQGGNPYAQNPYAPQDLQQGAPPQAPVSTGRMTMDDVVMRSAMTLGTVTVGAILAWALLPVSSTSYGLAIGAALVAFVLAMVQSFKRTASPALILGYAAFEGVFLGVISEMYNSRWSGAPFQAVLGTMAVSGATLLVYKAGWVRVTARYARIGMTIAIAFVVVTAVNLLLVVFGVANDGGLRSMGPLGAIVGILSILIGAFFLTLDFKQIEDGIAYGAPKEEAWLAAFGLTMTLVWIYVEMLRLVAIFSGDD; encoded by the coding sequence ATGAGGAGCAGCAACCCGGTCTTCTCGCGACGGGGGTTCAGCCGCGACAACGGCTACGCGGGATTCAACGCGGCGCCGCAGGCCGGGGGACCCGCTGTCGGCACGCAGGCCAATCCGTACGCGCAGGGTGGCAACCCCTACGCGCAGAACCCTTACGCCCCGCAGGACCTCCAGCAGGGTGCCCCGCCGCAGGCCCCGGTCTCCACCGGCCGGATGACGATGGACGACGTCGTCATGCGCTCGGCCATGACGCTCGGCACCGTCACTGTGGGCGCGATCCTCGCCTGGGCGCTGCTTCCGGTGTCCAGCACCAGCTATGGGCTCGCCATCGGCGCCGCGCTCGTCGCGTTCGTCCTCGCGATGGTGCAGTCCTTCAAGCGCACGGCCTCGCCCGCGCTGATCCTCGGTTACGCCGCCTTCGAGGGCGTCTTCCTCGGGGTCATCAGCGAGATGTACAACAGCCGGTGGAGCGGCGCGCCCTTCCAGGCCGTGCTCGGCACCATGGCGGTATCCGGAGCGACCCTCCTCGTCTACAAGGCGGGCTGGGTCCGGGTGACCGCGCGGTACGCGCGCATCGGTATGACCATCGCGATCGCCTTCGTGGTCGTCACGGCGGTCAACCTGCTGCTCGTCGTCTTCGGCGTAGCCAACGACGGCGGACTGCGCAGCATGGGCCCGCTGGGCGCGATCGTCGGCATCCTGTCGATCCTGATCGGCGCGTTCTTCCTGACCCTCGACTTCAAGCAGATCGAGGACGGCATCGCGTACGGCGCGCCGAAGGAGGAGGCCTGGCTGGCCGCGTTCGGCCTGACCATGACCCTCGTGTGGATCTACGTCGAGATGCTGCGGCTGGTCGCCATCTTCAGCGGCGACGACTAG
- a CDS encoding 4-hydroxybenzoate 3-monooxygenase, which yields MRTTVGIIGAGPAGLLLARLLHNAGIDSVVLESRDRAYVEQRQRAGILEQGTVDVLRAAGAGGRMDREGLRHDGIELRFARERHRVDFPALTGGRSVMVYAQTEVCKDLIALQIEEGGPLLFEAEALAVEGVESERPRVRFRREGHEGHEDVLECDYVVGCDGFWGVARRAIPAEHSRVFERTYPFGWLGILADVPPSHDELVYARHDRGFALLSMRSPAVSRLYLQVPEGTDAGSWADEEIWDELERRFETADGWSLERGTITSKSVTPMRSHVHEPMRHGRLFLAGDAAHIVPPTGAKGLNLAVGDVVTFARALVHLEETGSAERLDAYSETCLRRVWQAERFSYDMTTLLHRAPDATPFEDRVQLARLRRIATSRAAETDLAEGYTGFPLD from the coding sequence ATGCGTACCACCGTCGGAATCATCGGAGCCGGGCCGGCCGGCCTGCTGCTGGCGCGGTTGCTGCACAACGCGGGGATCGACTCCGTCGTGCTGGAGAGCCGCGACCGGGCGTACGTCGAGCAGCGCCAGCGCGCCGGGATCCTGGAGCAGGGGACGGTGGACGTGCTGCGGGCCGCCGGGGCCGGTGGGCGGATGGACCGGGAGGGGCTGCGGCACGACGGGATCGAGCTGCGGTTCGCGCGGGAGCGGCACCGGGTCGACTTCCCCGCCCTGACCGGCGGCAGGTCCGTGATGGTGTACGCCCAGACGGAGGTCTGCAAGGACCTCATCGCGCTCCAGATCGAGGAGGGCGGCCCGCTGCTCTTCGAGGCCGAGGCGCTGGCGGTGGAGGGGGTGGAGAGCGAGCGGCCACGGGTCCGCTTCCGGCGCGAGGGGCACGAGGGGCACGAGGACGTGCTGGAGTGCGATTACGTCGTCGGCTGCGACGGGTTCTGGGGGGTGGCCCGGCGGGCGATACCCGCCGAGCACTCCCGTGTATTCGAACGGACGTACCCCTTCGGCTGGCTCGGGATCCTCGCCGACGTGCCGCCCTCCCACGACGAACTGGTCTACGCCCGCCACGACCGCGGCTTCGCCCTGCTCAGCATGCGCTCGCCCGCCGTCTCCCGGCTCTACCTCCAGGTGCCCGAGGGCACGGACGCCGGTTCGTGGGCGGACGAGGAGATCTGGGACGAGCTGGAGCGGCGCTTCGAGACCGCGGACGGGTGGAGTCTGGAGCGCGGAACCATCACCTCCAAGTCCGTCACCCCGATGCGCAGTCACGTCCACGAGCCCATGCGGCACGGGCGGCTCTTCCTCGCCGGGGACGCCGCCCACATCGTTCCGCCGACCGGCGCCAAGGGACTGAACCTCGCCGTCGGCGACGTGGTGACGTTCGCCCGCGCGTTGGTCCACCTGGAGGAGACCGGATCGGCGGAACGTCTCGACGCGTACTCCGAGACCTGTCTGCGCCGCGTCTGGCAGGCCGAGCGGTTCTCGTACGACATGACCACCCTGCTGCACCGCGCCCCGGACGCGACCCCCTTCGAGGACCGCGTCCAGTTGGCCCGGCTGCGCCGTATCGCCACCTCGCGGGCGGCCGAGACGGACCTGGCGGAGGGTTACACCGGGTTTCCTCTGGACTGA